The region aattaaatgcagaaaattcaaaacagaaagcAGCAAGTTTTCGTATTAATCTAACAGTCTTAAAGTTCTCAGCATATAGTGACTGCTCCTCTCTCATCTGTCTCCGTTCCACTGTTTGCTTGAGATCATTCCTGCAACAGATGGTAACTTGTACTTACTTCATTCAGTGTATTACTGAAATTTAAATACTCTTTTGTCATATCTAATAACCTATATTAGAAGAAAAACTTCTGCAATAACTGTTCTAGACTTTTGCAGCAAATTTACATGCTCcaaatttaaaatattgtttGCTGTAAGTTTTAGTGTATGTAATAAGTTTTCATCATCAGTCAAAGTGCATGTTCTCTATTAGAACTTTTCTATTGGTCAATTTGCTAGAATAAAGCTAGAATATGTAGTTTGAGTAAAGAATCTTTACAAGTCAGGTGTTGAAGGAGCCAACTAGAAATATGAAGCTGTAGTTAATACAGTAAGAGATGAAAAAGCTGATTGTAATAGAGGCTCACAAGAAACATCTTGCAAATAAAAAGATCATTCGGTATAATCAGGCACATGTTTAAAATCAAGGAATAAGTCGGTATTCATTTCTTTCAATTCCTGTTGCTTTGGTATGCACCAAGACAGGCCAATACATAATGATACAAGTTAGCATGAATgtacaaatatgcaaataagctATTAGCATGGGATATATTATAGATATTGTATGGAACGAATGAAACTTCAATCCATGACATACATTAGAAAAAACCTTATGATAGTTCTTGATCTTAGACATGCAAAACCATGCTAATGTTAGAATGAGAGAAAGAAATAGGCTCCATCATATTAGGATAGCGACTATACAATGCTTTCATACATTATGTTTCTACATCTGTTCAATGCacaataaatgaatgaatgaatgaatgaacagATAAATAAAGATGAATATGTCAGGTGACTAGAGATATACCACAATGTCCTACCACTGTGATTCCAATTTCATAAGACTCTGTCTTTTTGCTTCTACTCGTCCATTTAGCATTTCAATATAGAAGCCAACAGAATGTTGTTCATCTAATGCCATATCCATAGCCTCTTTTAGGAGCTCATGCTCACTTTCAAGGCTCTGAACTTTCAAGGCCTTCACCTGTTTTGGCCTCCGTCATCATATCTTCTTGATTTTTCAAGCTGTCAGCTTGATTCCTTAACTGCATTACACAGAAGACAAGGAAGCCAGTAGAGTCAGCATGTTTTCTACATTTAAAAGAAATGATATACTTCATTAAGACAAAAGGCATCATAAAGCATCAAACcttcaaaagaaaatcaatgCTAAATATCAATCTAGGTTTATGTAAACCAAACAATGAGAAGTTTGGAATGTATATTTGCCCAAAGCATGCAACCTGAACGATGTATGCCATCAAGCAAGAAGAAGTGCATCATGGAACAAATTGCTAGCCCAGCAGCTATATTTCAGAGACCAgtggaaaaataaaataataaaaactgTCTTTGGATTAACAACTAAAGATATTCATAATTGGAACAACAAGTCAGAAGAAATCAGGCAATGCACCCTAATGTTAGTAAGAGGTTTGTCAGACAACTTTACATGGAAAGAAAGAGGTTTGTCAGACAACTTTACATGAAAAGAAAGATCGCCCTTCAGCACTGGAAATTACTTGCATCTCTTACTCCAAAGGATCCAATGAACAGTTATCTTCCATATCATACAAACTTTTGTTTAATGATACAAGTTAATAGCTGTGCAATGACTAGTCatagaaaatataaatacatcAGAAAACCGGCATGAAAGCATATAAAATAACCAGTTGTTGAATTGCAGTTACTTGATCAACTGGAAGGATATCAATCCTTCTATATGGTTTACCTTGGATAATTGCTCCTGCAGAGAAGCTAATTTTCGTTCAAGTTCAGCAATATACTTGTCTGTTTGGGTCATATCTTCTCCATCAACACATAATTCTTTCTCAGAGTTCATAGATTTTTCAGGAGCATCTTCAACACCTTCCTTGCTGCAATGGCTCTTGATCTCACTGGATTCTATGCGCTCAGAATAGAGTGTTCCAGTCTCAGCTGACCCACCTGACTGCCCTGGAACTGCATTAGTGTCAAGCAACACATCAGAGTATACCTCCTCAGCAACCGTCTCAGATGGCTCTGCAATGCCTTTATTTGATTCCCCCAAAGATCTTCTTTCACAAAGAAAATTCTCTTTACTTTGACTCTCCCTCACCTTATCCTCCTTTTCTTTAAGCTTCTCTAATGTATCATTATGGATGTCACCAGTAATTTCACCACTGCTCAAAGTAGATTTGGTTGCTGTATTTTCTCTGGCTCTTCTACCTTCAGATGATCCAGATAGCCTCTCCACCAAAAATCTTACCAACTTGTATGAGTCATCATAAGAAGGATACAGGAACTGCCAGAATCAACAAAGGAAAAAATGCTTCTAAGAATGGTGGCAGGATCAGTAGAATCAATAAAGAGAACAAGATAATATTGATAAGCATATAAGGCATTAAAATGAAATGTATATTAGATGATAATTTTTCTCCAAGTAGAGTCTCATTTAGCCTTGTAGTAGTTTAATGATTATGCCAGTAAATTTCATATGGTATGGTTAAGAATTAGCTGGTGTATAGTGTAAGAAGTGTAACCCTATAAATGAATGTAGTTGGAAGAATGATCGGCAGATTATTCCTGATGTGATTTGATCCAAGCTTCAGAAATAACAAGCAGCAAAAGTGATTTGCAAGTgcaaatcagattctgaaagTATCACGGTCATATGATTGAAATATTCTTCTGCGACAGATTTTTTTACAATTTTGAGAATAAGTGGTATATAAGAAGCATAATGACCATGTTGGGAGTAGAATCCAAACTtcaggaaagaagaaaagacaaAACTGCAGCCAGGCTGTTGGTAACCCTACATGTGCCTAAAACACGTTGGATCAATTTTATTAGTAGCATTTAATAGATCGAGGAATTAACCACATTGCATTAAGGTAAAAATTATTAAAGTGTAAGAACTTGCAACTTTGTACTCTTGAAACACGATCTTTGCTGACTTGTTTGCCAATTAACTAGTGCAGATCTGAACATTGGCAATAAAACTTAGACTTACAACACCTATGTCTTTTGCAAATAGATTTTTTGCCTTGATACAACCTGTTA is a window of Phoenix dactylifera cultivar Barhee BC4 unplaced genomic scaffold, palm_55x_up_171113_PBpolish2nd_filt_p 002865F, whole genome shotgun sequence DNA encoding:
- the LOC120109811 gene encoding coiled-coil domain-containing protein 22 homolog, whose amino-acid sequence is MDEAQEILLSSLSSSGVSLPAGVSSIKDLGPDALVSICSQSLRLLDDDESSPSFPTSLPESTAERFKICADVASAVKSLGYRGDLSFHQFLYPSYDDSYKLVRFLVERLSGSSEGRRARENTATKSTLSSGEITGDIHNDTLEKLKEKEDKVRESQSKENFLCERRSLGESNKGIAEPSETVAEEVYSDVLLDTNAVPGQSGGSAETGTLYSERIESSEIKSHCSKEGVEDAPEKSMNSEKELCVDGEDMTQTDKYIAELERKLASLQEQLSKLRNQADSLKNQEDMMTEAKTGEGLESSEP